A genomic stretch from Lathyrus oleraceus cultivar Zhongwan6 chromosome 2, CAAS_Psat_ZW6_1.0, whole genome shotgun sequence includes:
- the LOC127119582 gene encoding uncharacterized protein At1g27050: MGLPLDCSVLDLKSRFEIYGSISRIRIDRDAVGYITFRNKDSADAAIAAGHDPSFGVTVNSKEVQVLCATDPLAMWREGVGKNKDSVSMSKLVRADVPLRRHGRSNKLASAIGNTKSSNDGSGSLVLEVPSRGREIVAYDDIM, translated from the exons ATGGGTCTCCCTCTTGACTGCTCCGTCCTCGATCTCAAGTCTCGATTTGAGATCTACGGCTCCATCTCCCGCATCCGTATCGACCGTGACGCCGTCGGATACATAACCTTCCGGAATAAAGACTCGGCCGACGCCGCCATCGCCGCTGGCCACGACCCTTCCTTTGGCGTCACCGTCAATTCCAAAGAG GTTCAGGTGTTATGCGCAACGGATCCTCTAGCCATGTGGAGGGAAGGAGTTGGTAAGAACAAGGATAGTGTCTCTATGTCAAAGCTTGTGCGAGCTGATGTACCTTTGAGGAGACATGGAAGAAGTAATAAACTTGCTTCAGCTATAGGGAATACCAAAAGTAGTAACGATGGTTCTGGTAGCTTGGTTCTTGAAGTTCCTTCCAGAGGTAGAGAAATTGTTGCTTATGATGATATAATGTAA